A window of Sphingomonas astaxanthinifaciens DSM 22298 genomic DNA:
GCGCCGGGCGACGTCATGGTGATCGGCGGGGACGAGCGCCGGATGCACGTGCGCGCCTACAATTACTGGGCCTCGCTGCTGCGCGGCCGCGACTTTCCCTCGATAGAGGACCTCGACAGCCGCGACGTGCAGGATTTCTCCGACCACAGCCTGCTGCTCGACTTCACCGCCTCGCCCGACAATCCGACCACCAGCTTCATCGGCAGCGCCATCCGCGCCGAATGTGAGATCGGCGACGAGGTCCGCAGCATCGCCGACGTGCCCCCGCGCTCGCTGCTCAGCCGGCTGACCGACCATTACATGCAGATCATCGCCAATCGCGCGCCGATCGGCTTCGAGGCCGAGTTCACCAATCAGCGCGGCCACGACATCTGCTATCGCGGCATCCTGATGCCCTTCTCGTCCGACGGCGAGGGCATCGACTTCATCTACGGCGTCATCAACTGGAAGGACGGGGTCGGCATGCCGGCGCCCGCCCAGCCGACGGTCGCCGACGAGGCTGAAGAGATCCTCGATCTCGTCGATCCGCTCGCCGAGTCCGAAGACGAGGGCCAGGAAGTCGAGGACGCCCCGGTCGCGCTCGAGGCCGACGCCGGCCTTGCCGACCGATTGTCCGCCGCGCGCGAGACCGTCGAGGTGCTCAAGGCCGCCGACGGCCGCAGCCGCGCCGCGCTCTACCGCGCGCTGTCGCTCGCTTATGATTTCGCGGTCGCCGCGCGGCGCGTGCCGCAGGATTATGCCGAGCTGCTCGAAGACGCCGGGGTCAAGGCCCAGGCGCGCGCGCCGATGACCCCGATCGTCAAGCTCGTCTTCGGAGTCGATTACGACAAGGCGCGGCTGACCGAATTCGCCGCCGCGCTCGCTTATGCCGAGCGCCGCGACATTCCCTTCGAGGGCTTCCTCGCCTTCATCGAGCAGCACCCTGGCGGCCTCAAGGGACTGGTCGCCGCCGAGCGCGATGCCCGCCGGCCCGAGCCGCGCACCGACAACCGTGCCGACCAGGCCCGGACCCGGCTTCGCTCGGCGCTCGCCCAGCCGCTCAGCACGCTGGCCGGGAATGACGAATTCACTCTCGTTCTCGTCCGCCGCGACGCCCAGGGCCGGGTCGAACCGGTCTCGGCGGTGACCGATCTCACCCTCCTCGAGAAGGCGCTGCGCAAGCTCGCCTGACCCGCCCGGGGTTGTGGCTCCGGACCGCGAGGTCTAGACGCCCGGCCAGTTTCAAGGGCGGAGTATCATTCAATCATGGCGGCTGAGCCCCGCGTGTCCGGATCTCTGACGGACGCTCTTTCCCAAGCCTTGCTGGACGGCGCATTGCCCGGCGAAACCGAGGGCTTCAGCCCGTCCGAGCAGGCCGAAGCCGCCGCCTTCATCGCCGAAGCCGCCGCCACCCGCCCGCCCGGCCAGATCGTCCTCAAGCTCCAGTCGGTCGGCGGCGAAGCGGCCAAGCGCGTGATGCGCATGGTGATCGTCAACGACGACATGCCCTTCCTCGTCGACAGCGTCGCCGCGGTGATCGCGGGCCATGGGCTGACCGTGCACCGCCTGCTCCACCCGATCGTCCGCGCGACCCGCGAGGGCGGCAAGCTCGTCCGGCTCGGTGAAGGCGCGCCCGAATCGATCATCTACGTCGAGCTCGACCGCGCCGACGCGCGTGGCCGGCAGGACCTCGTCCAGGGGATCGAGGGTGCGCTCGCCTGCGTCCGCGCCGCGGTCGGCGACTGGCGCGCGATGCTCGACCTCATGCACGGCGACGCCGCGGCCGTCGGCACCACCGACCCTGAGAATGCCGCGCTGCTGACCTGGCTCGCCGACAACCATTTCACCCTGCTCGGCCACAAGGTTGTCGGCGCCGACGGGCGCTGCGGCGCCGGGCTCGGCATCCTGTCGGGCGAGGGCATCGACCTGTGGAGCGCCGAGGATACGCGCGGCCTGCTGGACGCCCTGGCCTCCGACCCACGACCGGTGCTCGCGCTCAAGGCCGACCGCCTGTCGCCGGTGCATCGCCGGGTCCCGCTCGACGTGGTCATCGTCCGCCGCGACGACGGGACGCTGTCGGTCCATGCCGGCCTGTGGACCAGCGCCGCGCTGCGGTCGCCCCCGACCGAGATCCCGGTCATCCGCCAGCGTCTCCAGATGCTCGACCGCGAGCTCGGCTTCGCGCCCGCCAGCCATGGCGCCAAGGCGCTCGCCCACGCCATCTCGACCCTGCCGCACGACCTCCTCATCTCGTTCGAGGAGGCCGAGGTCCGCCAGGCCGCGCTGACCGCGATGAGCCTCGCCGACCGCCCCCGTCCGGCGCTGCTGCTGCTCCCGGGCGCGCTCAAGCGGCACCTGTTCGCATTCGTCTGGCTGCCCCGCGACGAGCTCACCACCGCGCGCCGCCAGTCGATCATGAAGATGATCGAGGAGGCCGTTCTCTCCTCGGTCAGCAACTGGGCGGTCGAGCTTGGCGACGGCGACCTCGCGCTGATCCGCCTGACGCTCGGCTTCTCGGGCTCGCGCCCGCTGCCCGACGTCGACAAGCTCGATCGCCAGCTGGTCGACCGGGTCCGCGGCTGGGCCCCCGCCGTCGAGGCCGAGCTCACCGACCGCGTCGGCAGCGGCCGCGCGACTCGTCTCGCCCTCACCTATCTGTCGGGGATGCCCGAGGACTATCGCAGCCGGGCCCAGGCCGCCGAGGCCGCGGCCGACATCCTCCGGATCAGCGCGCTCGAGGACAAGGACGACCGCGACGTCCGCCTGTTCCGCGGCGAGGGCGACCGCCCTGGCCAGCTGCGCCTCAAGCTCTACCGCGCCGGCGACCTCATCCCGCTGTCCGAAGCCGTTCCGGTGCTCGAGAATTTCGGTTTCCGGGTAATCGAGGAGCGGCCCGTGTCGCTCGGCGACGACAGCCGGCTCGGCCACATCCACGACTTCCGGCTCGAGCTTCCGGGCGCCGAGTTCGAGAGCGTGCTCGCCCGAACCGACGTGATCGAGGGCGCGATCGCCGCGGTGCTCCAGCGCCATGCCGAGGACGACGAGTTCAACCAGCTGGTCCTCCTCGCCGGGCTCGAACCGCAGAGCGTGGTCTGGCTGCGCGCCTGGTTCCGCTACCTGCGCCAGACCGGCGTCTCCTATGGCCTCAGCACCGTGGTCGACGCCCTGAAGCGCACGCCGGCGGCCGCCCGCGCGCTGATCGCCTGGTTCGCTGCCGCGCACGATCCCGCCCGCGCCGATCGCACCGACAACGTCGCCGCCCGCCGCCAGGAGTTCGAGACCGCGCTCCAGGGCGTCAAGTCGATCGACGACGACCGCATCCTGCGCCTGATCCGCAGCGTGATCGAGGCGACGCTTCGCACCAACGCCTTCAATCCGCAGCCGGGCGAGGCCCTCGCCTTCAAGCTCGATCCGACCCGGGTCCCGGGCCTCCCCGCGCCCATCCCCTATCGCGAAATCTGGGTCTACAGCCCGCGCGTCGAGGGCATCCACCTCCGCGGCGGCCCGGTCGCCCGCGGCGGGCTTCGCTGGTCCGACCGGCGCGACGACTTCCGCACCGAGATCCTCGGCCTGATGAAGGCCCAGCTGGTGAAGAATGCGGTGATCGTGCCGACCGGCGCCAAGGGCGGCTTCTATCCCAAGCAGCTGCCTTCGCCCGCGACCGACCGCGAAGCCTGGCTCGCCGAGGGCACCGAGAGCTACCGCATCTTCATCCGCTCGCTGCTCTCGATCACCGACAACATCGTCGACGGCAAGGTCGTCCATCCCGACGGCGTCGTCGTGCATGACGGCGAGGACCCCTATTTCGTGGTCGCCGCCGACAAGGGCACCGCGACCTTCTCCGACATCGCCAATGCGATCGCGCTCGAGCGCGGCTTCTGGCTGGGCGACGCCTTCGCCAGCGGCGGCTCGAACGGCTACGACCACAAGGCGATGGGGATCACCGCCAAGGGCGGCTGGATCTCGGTCCAGCGCCACTTCCTCGAGATGGGCGTCGACATCCAGAAGGAACCGGTCACCGTGGTCGGCTGCGGCGACATGTCGGGCGACGTGTTCGGCAACGGCATGCTTCTGTCCAAGGCGATCAAGCTGGTCGCCGCCTTCGACCACCGCCACATCTTCATCGATCCCGATCCCGATCCGCACACCAGCTGGGTCGAGCGCGAGTGCCTGTTCACCATGCCGCGCTCGAGCTGGGACGATTACGACCGCAAGCGGCTGAGCAAGGGCGGCATGATCGTGCCGCGCAGCCAGAAGGAAATCACGCTGACTCCCGAGGCGCGCCGAGCGCTCGGGATCGAGGTCGAGACGATCGACCCGACCAGCCTCATCACCGCGATCCTCAAGGCCCCGGTCGGGCTGATCTGGTTCGGCGGCATCGGCACCTATGTGAAGGCCTCGCACCAGGCCAACAGCAGTGTCGGCGATCCTGCCAACGACCCCGTCCGGGTCGATGCCAACGAGCTTCGCGCCAAGGTCATCGGCGAAGGCGCCAACCTCGCCATCACCCAGGCCGCGCGGATCGAGTTCAGCGAGGAAGGCGGGCGCTGCAACACCGACTTCATCGACAACAGCGCGGGCGTCGACTGCTCCGACAATGAAGTGAACATCAAGATTCCCTTGAACCAGGAGATGCTCGAGGGAAGTCTCACGCTCGAGGCCCGCAACGAGCTACTCGCACGGATGACCGACGAGGTCTCCGAACTGGTGCTCGAGGACAATCGCCGTCAGACGCTCGCCCTGTCGGTGGCCGAGAGCGGCGGCGTCGCCGCGCTTCCCGCGCAGGTCCGCACGCTCGAACTGCTCGAGGCCTCGGGCCGGCTCGACCGCGCGGTCGAGGGGCTGGAGACGAGTGAGGAGCTGCTTCGCCGCGGCGCCGACAATCGCGGCCTGACCCGGCCCGAACTCGCGGTCCTGCTCAGCCTGTCCAAGCTGTCGCTGCAGGATGCCGCCGAGGAACTCCGCCTCGCCGACGATCCCCTGATGGAAGAGCAGTTGCTTGAGGCCTTCCCGGCCCCGATGCGGCGCAAGCATCGTCAGTCGATCCTCGCCCACCGCCTGCGCCACGAAATCGTCGCCACCAAGGTCGCCAACCGCTTCGTCAACCGCCTCGGGCCGAGCATCGCGCTCGACCTCACGGAAGAGGAAGGCTGCTCGCAGGGCCAGGTGGTCGCCGCCTTCCTCACCGCCGAGCGGCTGCTCCAGCTCGACCGGCTGTGGGATCGCCTCGACGCCGCGCCGGTCAGCGAGGCCGCGCGCCTCAGCCTGTTCGCGATCGCCGCGCAGAGCGTCCGCAATCACATCGCCGACATCCTCCGCGCCGGCGGCGGCGAGACCCGCGTCTCGGCGCTGGTCGAGATGCTCGAACCGGGCCTGACCAAGGTCAATGCCGAGGCCCGCTCAATCATCCGCCACGAGGTGAAGACGCAGGCCAGCGCGCGCCAGGAGGTCCTCGAGGCGATGGGCGCCCCGGCCGAGATCACCCGCGGCCTCGTCAAGCTCTATGAGCTCGATGGCGTGTTCGGGATCGCCGGGCTCGCCGCGCGCAAGGAGATGGACGTCCTCGCCCTGACCCAGGCCTATGTCCGAATCGGTGAGGTGCTTGGCATCGACTGGGCGCAGAGCCAGGCCGTCCGCCTCAGCCCCGCCGACCAGTGGGAGCGCCTGCTCGTCGCCGGCCTCGCCAACGAGTTCGAGCAGCTTCGCCTCGAGTGGCTCGCCCGGGTCCGCGGCGACGATCCCGAGGCGTCGGTCGAACGCTGGACCGAGCGCCAGGCGCAGCGGATCGGCCAGTTCCGCCAGCTCGTCTCGCGCGCCCGCAGCAGCGGCCACGTGACCGTGCCGATGCTCGCGCAGATCGCCGGCCAGGCCCGGATCCTGCTCGCACGCTGAGGACCGACCCCATGCGCTTCGCCGTCCTGACCCCGGCCCCAGATTACGAGGGCGAATGGGACTGGGCCTTCGCCGTCGAGGCCGAGGCGCTACGGGCGGCGGGCGGCGAGGTCGTGGCGGTGCCATGGACCGAATTCGACGACGCGGCCGACTTCGACCTCGTCTTGCCGCTCGTCACCTGGGGCTATCACCTCCGCCATACCGAGTGGCTGGCGTTGCTGGACCGCGCCGAGGCCGAGGGCTGGCCGATGGTCAATCCGCCGGCATTGCTCCGCTGGAACAGCGACAAGGGCTATCTCGCCGAACTCGGCGCCAAGGGCATCGCCAGCGTGCCGACGCTGGAGGTCGATCACCTGAACGAAGCCGCACTGGCCGCCGCCCACGGCGTGCTCGGCTCGGACGAACTGGTGGTGAAGCCGCCGGTCTCGGCGGGCGCGCATGGCACCTATCGGCTTGGGCCGGGCCAGCCGGTGCCGAACGACGTCCACGGTCAGCGGATGCTGATCCAGCCCTGGCTCGGCTCGGTTGTCGACGAGGGCGAGTATAGCCTGATCCTGTTCGGCGGGCGCTTCTCGCATTGTGTGGTGAAGCGGCCGCAGGCGGGCGACTTCCGGGTCCAGCCCGACCATGGCGGCTCGACCGACGCGGTCGAGATGCCCGACGGCGCGCTCGACCTCGCGCAGGCCGCGCTGGCGGCGGCGCCGGCGAAAGCGACCTACGCCCGGGTCGATCTCATCCGCGGCGATGACGGCGCGCTGCAGCTGATGGAGCTCGAAATGGTCGAGCCCGCGCTGTTCCTCCACTGCGCGCCCGACGCCTCGGCGCGCTTCGCCGACGCGATCCTCGCCGCGGCCTCAGCCGCCCAGCGCGCGCCCGAACAGCCACTGCCGTAGCGCGCTGGTGAGGTTGGGCGGGCTCGCCACCCGCAGCCGCGCCTCGTCGACTTCCGCGACCAGCGCGTTGATCGGCATGACCGCATCGCGCGCAGCGATCTCGAGGGCATGCCAGAAGATCGGCTCGAGGCTGATGCTGGTCTGGTGACCGCGAATGAGGACGCTACGCTTGACCGGTGGCGAGTAGGTGACGGTTTCCACCGTCAGTACATGTGCTGCCCGCCATTGATGGACAAGGTCGAGCCCGTCACGAACCCGGCATTCTCGTCGACCAGGAAGGCGACGCCGCGGGCGATCTCGTCGGCCCGGCCGAGCCGCCCCACCGGAATGCGCGCGACGATCTTTCCGAGCACGTCCTCGGGGACCGCCGCGACCATGTCGGTGTCGATATAGCCCGGCGCGATGGCGTTGACGGTGATCCCAGCGCGCGCGCCTTCCTGCGCCAGCGCCTTGGTGAAGCCGTGGATGCCCGACTTGGCGGCAGCGTAATTGACCTGTCCATATTGACCGGCCTGGCCGTTGATCGAGCCGATGTTGACGATCCGGCCGTAACCGCGCGCGACCATCCCGTCCCACGCCGCTTTCGCCATGTTAAAGCAGCCGCCGAGATTGGTGTCGATGACCTCCTGCCACTTGGCGTGGTCCATCCGCTTCATCGTCGTGTCGCGGGTGATGCCGGCATTATTGACGAGGACCTCGACCGGGCCCAGCTCCGCCTCGACCGCACGCACCCCGGCGATGCAGGCTTCATGGTCGCTGACGTCCCACTTGAACGCCTTGATCCCGGTTCGCTCGGTAAAGGCGCGGGCGCGCTCGTCATTGCCGGCGTAATTGGCCGCGACCGTCATTCCGGCATCGCGAAGCGCGACACTGATCGCCTCGCCGATTCCGCGTGTGCCCCCGGTAACGATCGCCACTCGTGCCATAACCCATCCTCCTGTCGACGGAGGCGAGCCTAGGCAGGCGAAATCCACCCCGCAAGTTCGCGCCGGACGATTGCCTCGAGCATCACCATGCCCTCGTCGCCGTCGTTGAGGCAGTCGAGCCGCGCGAAATGCGTGCCCCCGGCTTCCTCGAAATCCTCCTTGCCGCGAATGCCGAGCTCCTCGACCGTCTCGATGCAGTCGGCCGAGAAGCCGGGCGCGGCGATCGCGACCCTGGTGATCCCGCGCGCCGGATAGGCCTTGAGCACGTCGTCGGTTGCAGGCTCGAGCCACTTGTCGCGGCCGAAGCGCGACTGGAAGC
This region includes:
- a CDS encoding PAS domain-containing protein, translated to MSAEPEAPGDVMVIGGDERRMHVRAYNYWASLLRGRDFPSIEDLDSRDVQDFSDHSLLLDFTASPDNPTTSFIGSAIRAECEIGDEVRSIADVPPRSLLSRLTDHYMQIIANRAPIGFEAEFTNQRGHDICYRGILMPFSSDGEGIDFIYGVINWKDGVGMPAPAQPTVADEAEEILDLVDPLAESEDEGQEVEDAPVALEADAGLADRLSAARETVEVLKAADGRSRAALYRALSLAYDFAVAARRVPQDYAELLEDAGVKAQARAPMTPIVKLVFGVDYDKARLTEFAAALAYAERRDIPFEGFLAFIEQHPGGLKGLVAAERDARRPEPRTDNRADQARTRLRSALAQPLSTLAGNDEFTLVLVRRDAQGRVEPVSAVTDLTLLEKALRKLA
- a CDS encoding NAD-glutamate dehydrogenase yields the protein MAAEPRVSGSLTDALSQALLDGALPGETEGFSPSEQAEAAAFIAEAAATRPPGQIVLKLQSVGGEAAKRVMRMVIVNDDMPFLVDSVAAVIAGHGLTVHRLLHPIVRATREGGKLVRLGEGAPESIIYVELDRADARGRQDLVQGIEGALACVRAAVGDWRAMLDLMHGDAAAVGTTDPENAALLTWLADNHFTLLGHKVVGADGRCGAGLGILSGEGIDLWSAEDTRGLLDALASDPRPVLALKADRLSPVHRRVPLDVVIVRRDDGTLSVHAGLWTSAALRSPPTEIPVIRQRLQMLDRELGFAPASHGAKALAHAISTLPHDLLISFEEAEVRQAALTAMSLADRPRPALLLLPGALKRHLFAFVWLPRDELTTARRQSIMKMIEEAVLSSVSNWAVELGDGDLALIRLTLGFSGSRPLPDVDKLDRQLVDRVRGWAPAVEAELTDRVGSGRATRLALTYLSGMPEDYRSRAQAAEAAADILRISALEDKDDRDVRLFRGEGDRPGQLRLKLYRAGDLIPLSEAVPVLENFGFRVIEERPVSLGDDSRLGHIHDFRLELPGAEFESVLARTDVIEGAIAAVLQRHAEDDEFNQLVLLAGLEPQSVVWLRAWFRYLRQTGVSYGLSTVVDALKRTPAAARALIAWFAAAHDPARADRTDNVAARRQEFETALQGVKSIDDDRILRLIRSVIEATLRTNAFNPQPGEALAFKLDPTRVPGLPAPIPYREIWVYSPRVEGIHLRGGPVARGGLRWSDRRDDFRTEILGLMKAQLVKNAVIVPTGAKGGFYPKQLPSPATDREAWLAEGTESYRIFIRSLLSITDNIVDGKVVHPDGVVVHDGEDPYFVVAADKGTATFSDIANAIALERGFWLGDAFASGGSNGYDHKAMGITAKGGWISVQRHFLEMGVDIQKEPVTVVGCGDMSGDVFGNGMLLSKAIKLVAAFDHRHIFIDPDPDPHTSWVERECLFTMPRSSWDDYDRKRLSKGGMIVPRSQKEITLTPEARRALGIEVETIDPTSLITAILKAPVGLIWFGGIGTYVKASHQANSSVGDPANDPVRVDANELRAKVIGEGANLAITQAARIEFSEEGGRCNTDFIDNSAGVDCSDNEVNIKIPLNQEMLEGSLTLEARNELLARMTDEVSELVLEDNRRQTLALSVAESGGVAALPAQVRTLELLEASGRLDRAVEGLETSEELLRRGADNRGLTRPELAVLLSLSKLSLQDAAEELRLADDPLMEEQLLEAFPAPMRRKHRQSILAHRLRHEIVATKVANRFVNRLGPSIALDLTEEEGCSQGQVVAAFLTAERLLQLDRLWDRLDAAPVSEAARLSLFAIAAQSVRNHIADILRAGGGETRVSALVEMLEPGLTKVNAEARSIIRHEVKTQASARQEVLEAMGAPAEITRGLVKLYELDGVFGIAGLAARKEMDVLALTQAYVRIGEVLGIDWAQSQAVRLSPADQWERLLVAGLANEFEQLRLEWLARVRGDDPEASVERWTERQAQRIGQFRQLVSRARSSGHVTVPMLAQIAGQARILLAR
- a CDS encoding ATP-grasp domain-containing protein, with product MRFAVLTPAPDYEGEWDWAFAVEAEALRAAGGEVVAVPWTEFDDAADFDLVLPLVTWGYHLRHTEWLALLDRAEAEGWPMVNPPALLRWNSDKGYLAELGAKGIASVPTLEVDHLNEAALAAAHGVLGSDELVVKPPVSAGAHGTYRLGPGQPVPNDVHGQRMLIQPWLGSVVDEGEYSLILFGGRFSHCVVKRPQAGDFRVQPDHGGSTDAVEMPDGALDLAQAALAAAPAKATYARVDLIRGDDGALQLMELEMVEPALFLHCAPDASARFADAILAAASAAQRAPEQPLP
- a CDS encoding ribbon-helix-helix domain-containing protein, giving the protein METVTYSPPVKRSVLIRGHQTSISLEPIFWHALEIAARDAVMPINALVAEVDEARLRVASPPNLTSALRQWLFGRALGG
- the phbB gene encoding acetoacetyl-CoA reductase — translated: MARVAIVTGGTRGIGEAISVALRDAGMTVAANYAGNDERARAFTERTGIKAFKWDVSDHEACIAGVRAVEAELGPVEVLVNNAGITRDTTMKRMDHAKWQEVIDTNLGGCFNMAKAAWDGMVARGYGRIVNIGSINGQAGQYGQVNYAAAKSGIHGFTKALAQEGARAGITVNAIAPGYIDTDMVAAVPEDVLGKIVARIPVGRLGRADEIARGVAFLVDENAGFVTGSTLSINGGQHMY